The sequence TCGACGGCTCACATGGTGAAGGCGGTGGCCAAATTGTACGTACCGCCGTGGCCATGGCTGCCTATTGGGGCACCCCATGCACCATCAGGGAAATCAGGAGGGGGAGGCCCAATCCCGGGCTGCGGGCTCAACACCTGGCGGGAGTGCAGGCCCTGGCCGATATATGTCACGCTGAGGTCAAGGGACTTCAATTGGGCTCCCAAA is a genomic window of Deltaproteobacteria bacterium containing:
- a CDS encoding RNA 3'-terminal phosphate cyclase (catalyzes the conversion of terminal3'-phosphate of RNA to the 2',3'-cyclicphosphodiester); the protein is MIEIDGSHGEGGGQIVRTAVAMAAYWGTPCTIREIRRGRPNPGLRAQHLAGVQALADICHAEVKGLQLGSQ